DNA sequence from the Cucurbita pepo subsp. pepo cultivar mu-cu-16 chromosome LG06, ASM280686v2, whole genome shotgun sequence genome:
TCAACGTTAGTATAAAGATGTGCTAGATGATATATGAAGGTTAGtaaagttaaatattattacgGAAAGACGACCGATTGGAATACTAAGATAACATCAAAATGTTCGTATTCTACCTCATATTTACCAAAGGAACATGAGATTGTTTGCCTCGTTCTTTTTGAGATTTGCACTAAATTGTTGATGCACGATTGAATCCTATATTGTTTAAGTTCTTAAAAGTGGTGGTTCAGATAGAGAGTTAGTAAAGGATATGACTAAGGGGTATCAAAAGGTTAATAACTCGAGAGATTATGTCATAGAACTCTTTCTAGGTTACCTAAGATAGAAAAAGGCTACACCGCCATTCATTCGAGGAGTGGTGGGTTGTTGCACTCACAAATCTACACAGGTTATTTCGAGTAAAGTCTCAATCTTATGGGGAATAGGCAAAACTATGTGATGTTAGTATTAACAGATCGGTCTCATAGATAGTTAGATTTCAGGTTACATCTTATGAAAATCGCTTACAACCAGAAATATCAAACTTCTTTTGATGTGACGCTGTTCAAAACTTTATATTGAAACAATGAAGGTCTCGATATGCTGGGATGAGGTAGGCGACAAGGTATTATTGAAGGTGTGCCCAGTAAAAAGCATCTTGAGGACCCTTCAACATTTCGAATCAAATTAGACCGATGAGATATAGATTAGTCCTACAATCATTCCTCTATGTGATGCATAACATATTCCACGTATTCATGATTCGCAAAGACTTGATTGACATGATACACGTTATAGATTATAAACCTCTCCAAATAGACGAGGAATCGAGTTATTCCAAGTTTAAGGTGCTTTCAGaaagaaatattcttttagATATGTGTGAGGtaagaactaaaaaattataaaataaataaataaataaataagaaaggtTGTCCCACGTCCATTATATTGTTGAACTCCAATATAAAAGGGAGGTCCCTTGGGGTACTAAGTCACAATAATTACTTTGCTTCATCCCATTTGGTCGGTTTGGACCAGTCGGAGAATACATTTTGGGATGGCTCCAACTCAGCTTCTCGACTGATACGTTCAGACCCTTACCATTTTCGACTCTTTGAGAGGGAGGCATCTTTTATACTTTTGAAGGCATTTAAAGTTAGTATGGCTACATTTTAgctaatttatattatttcgAGCTAACATTAGATTAtcttatataattatatgagTTAATTTCATAGTAGAATTCTAAACGATGATTATGGGACTCCTTAGGTAGAATTAGATTTCAAGTAGCATCTTTAAGCTAATATCGACTTAGGCCAACCAAACAAGTGATTTTACTATTGCTTTGGTTGGATGACTTGATTTTTGTATAAATGATGCATGTTTTGTGACCCTTGTATCAAGATACTTCCCTGTTATGATGAATAAGGATACGTACATTATGATATCTATGTTTTGTCATGATATTATGCAAACTCCTTTCCCTCCATGGTTTCGACAACATGAGCATGCGCTAGTTGAAGGGTATGCCCAGGGGTATGTGAACACCCACCTGGTGAATTCATGTGGCGTATGTGAGCCGTGTGTAAAGGAGTACTGCACATCCAATTCTTGTCTGGATTGGAAAGTAAAGTTTAAAGGCATAAATGTTTTTACAAAAAGATATGTCCGACCATGATTGCTTGTGTTTGTATTTATTGACCTCAATAGTAGAGCTCGTTACTTACAATCTTTAAATATTCAAGTCAAGTGCtaatttttcaagtaaaggtaaCAAACACACCACGGTAGATGACAATATTGTTGGAAAGACCATAGAACCAAGACTAAGACTAGAgtaattacatttttgtttaaattgtaGCTCTTATATTAAATTAGAACGATTTCATTGCCTTGTTATTTCATTTATGCTTCttcgttttgttttcttcaaattgAAATGGATGTTACGAACGTTTAAGCTCACGGTATTGTTTNaaaaaaaaaaaaaaaaaaaaaaaaaaaaaaaaaaaaaaaaaaaaaaaaaaaaaaaaaaaaaaaaaaaaaaaaggtctaTTCCAAATCTAAAACGAAAGGGACCTTTGCTTTAAGATCATCTCCCTTTGATATatagaaatttcattttctttttttttttaattaggaaagaaagaaaagttacAGATTGCCCAAAGTTCAAGAAAATTGGCGACCTGATTATAGGGGAGCTAGCGACCAAAGCTCCAGCAAACGACGATCGTAACTATAACGGTCGTAGAAGAGAATTTTTACTTCCATAATCTCATcgattcattttttattcacactaactcaaaattctatcataaatatttcacTTGTAAATTCAATGGGATgcattaaacaaaaaaaataattgccGCAATGGTCAACAAGCAACGACGATAGTAAGTCAACAAGTGACAACAAACAACAAGGGCAATCGACAACGAGTGACAATAATGTAGGTTAACAATGAACACAACTCCATGGTTTTGCCACTATTATAATCCATGAGATTGTCTTTGCAACCCTAATATATTGATTAGGTAGAGTCAAACATGGGTTTGCGTTTGAAACCCAAAACTACCCAAACCACAAGGGGCAAAACGACCCTTAAATGTCGTGAACAATTAAAAGTTTCAACACTTGGCAAGTTATGGGTCCTAATATCAAACTATGTAATGAATATGTGAAAAAGATTGGGTTTGAATAGATATGGATGAACATGATAAGATTTTCGTATATATTTGATCTAATAAAGAAAGTGTTACAAAAAAGCCACTACCCGACAAAACAACGTTCGACCAAAAAGAAACTCAAgctatcaaacaaaaatctcCTATAAGTGTACTCGAAGCTATCCAAATGTCATGCAGTCACATAAGTCAGATCGATAAcattctaaaaattattggaCCAACCAGAAGTGGTGTAATGTTTGGGTCAAATGATGATAcaaaaactcttttttttgCCACCAGTCAAATGAATACAAAAGAGACGACAtcaacaataacaataataaaaggtCATGAATGAATTAAGGGGCAACTTGCTAGATTTCTATCGTCTAATTCACAACAAATCAAATGAACCCTAACGAAAAAGTCGACAGAGTTACCTGAGAAGTGCTAACACTCCAAGATCAGCCCTGCAGTTCATTCTAAGGCCAGGATGCCCATTACCCAATGTTGGGGTAATCTTATGTGAATAATCTATATCCATGTAAGACTGTTAAGTGAAGTTAACAGAAGTTCAGAAAATTGATCTATCAACTCCTACATACTTACTGGATGCTTCCCCTCAATGAGAGACTGCTGCCAAAAGCTTTGTTCCTGTAAGtcaaaaaagagggaaaagaaaaagaggcaCAAACACAAAAGTAAAAACTTCCTCTAACATTAACTCACTAGTCATATAATATACACTACAAGTAAACATATACGAAAATGGACAAAACCGcccataaattaaatgaaaggtGCAAAAGGAGGTGAAAGGATGAAGAAAGTGACCGAACAAATATATGACTAAAAGGTGATCACTTTCCTTCTCGCTAATTCTCCCCCACTGGGTCACCAAGCCACAATATCTGAGCCAAAATGAGCTTTTAATGGACATGAACATATATATAACCTACCAAACTTTGTGCAAAAGAGGAGATTTAGCTCACTCTGAACTCTAGGCAGATTCTACCCAGAATCTGAAGATTTGTCATTATCCTTTCATTTGTTAGAGATTGTAGAATCATGGGGAGACAACTTCCTCCGACTCTCATGCAGgatttgaagaaattgaggaTTTCTCAGTTCCGCGAACATTATATTTCTCGTAGACTTTGTCGCGATTTTCTGACCACCAACTCTCTGCTTGGTGCTCTCCAAATCGTCTCCGACTGCATGTAGATTTGCATCAgtgataaatattttgttggtttCAGCAATTAAAGATGCAGCTTAGATCAAAGCAAGTAATTAGAACTAAAGCATTGTCGTAACAGATATCTAAGATGAGATAAATCGTCTGTCCATTAAATATtggaaaacaataatattttcgAGAAATCTTGGAAGATGTAAATTCCCACATGCTTCATTCATAGGCTTTCGTCTGTTTTCTCCAAAGTTTCGTCTTGAGGCCTTGTACAAATGAGTTGCAGAAAAAGATAATAGGACTGGTCAAATGTTATATTAAATTCCACGGCCAATAAAGATGGATTACCTGAAGCGCACTCGTTTGAGATCTCTAGTTCCATCACGAAGTGCCATCAAAGTTATGTATACACCAGGTTCATATTGTTCAATCCATTCAGCTTCAACTTGATTGTCATTGCTTGGTGATGCCGAACTTCTTAATCTTGTGTTACTCTCACTATCTAGTAAAAGACCCGAGCTATTTGCTCCCTCTGACATGCTGCTACTGCGGCGGCTTTCCCAAACCCCTCTATGACCATAAGAGAGTCTAACATCTGAATCATCATCTATCACATCAGAGGTTAACCGCCCTGGCTCTGAGGATGAGTTAGTTTCATTACTTGCAGGGAATTCTCCAGAGGAATTCGCTGGACCGTGAAATCCGTTACTCATGGAATAGTCAGTTGCTACTGAAGAAGCCAAGGACAAGGAGCTGTGTGAATCGGATTCTGAATGACGCTCTCCATTGGAGGCCAAATGGTGGGCGACATTTTGCTCCATACCATTTGGAAGATCTAATGTTCTCAAGTTTTCAGAGTCGATAGTTCCAGGAAGGCCCATTTTTACTCCATCAGGTAACCTTTCGGCCATATCTTTAATCTGGAAATAAGATTAGAACTTGATGAGGATTACAGTCAGTAGATCAGTGTAAAATAATTTCTACACAAAATAATGATCATTGGTTGGAGTGTCTCagttggaaagaagaaaatgagagagcaGAATGAGTTTAATAGCAGAATTAGccatttgaaggaaaaaactATCATACTCATACACAAAGTACTCTAATTGGAAAAGTcatgatttctttcttttgtatcATAATACCATTGGACAGACCAACAACCTCAAGATGCCTTTTTTAGACCAAACAACAGTTCATGCATAATAGTGAGGATCAAAATAGATCAACGTGATtcatgaaaatattataatgatAAAGCATTGAGACATGATACTCCATAGTAAAGATAATGAGTGCATATCTAAGATCAACCTGAGCAGTAAGCGATTTAATAACTTCTTTTGCCGATTTGGATTTAGTAGATTCCTCTGCAGCCAAAGCAATAGCCTCTTGTGCTTTTTTCTCTGACTTCCGAAGTTCTGATTCTTGAAGTTCACATCTCTTTCTCAGGCTCTCAACCTTAAGgtttagagaaaaataaacaacCCAATTAAGTGCCGTACAGATTCAACTATAACAAACTATGCATTCTTTCCTTTTACAATTTCAAGTGAAAGGAAACTGGCAATACAAGAAATCAGGTCATTACCTGTGCACGCAGCATGAGAACCTCTTGATTTAAAAGTtcgtttgtttttttcaagCTATCTGCTATACCTTTGGAGAAGGAAAGTCCTGATGCTGTAGGAACAGGTGTAGCAGACCTTGGCGGACTAGATTTTCTGGACAAAGGTGACACAGATCTGGAATTAACTCCATTAGCCATAGGGATTGGCTTGGGAGCTAGTCGTCGAATATCAACAGTGTTTGGACCATCTTTGAGCTGCAGAAGAGTATGTGCTTGAGTGGGGCGAACAATGGAGAATGTATCTGTTCTCTTCCCTTGCTTGGCTGCTTTGCTATCTAGTTGTTTTATCAGATCCATATTGGAAAGTGCTGTTTTAGGAGGTCTTGTGTCACTCTTGTCCAGCTTATCCCTGTTCTCACCTGACAGTCGGGGAACAGCATTCTTCCGGTAATTAATTCCAGATTCCGACGCCTTGCTCAATTTGGCATAACAAGAATCACATACACGATAAGATTTCCGAGGAGTAGGAGCCAGTGCAGCTCTTAATGCTTTTTTAGAACTACACGAGTGGCAGTGCACAAGTCCACAGTTGTAACAGTTGTGTCTCTTTCTTGTGAAACCAAATGCCTGTCTACAAGAAGAGCATTGCGACTGCTCTGTACCTGACAATGATTTGTGAAGACAAATAGCTGCGGAGTAGTTAGATCCACAAGCAATGATTTTGACATGTTTATCCTTCAAAGCTTCAACCAAAGTTGGTGATTTCCGATCCTCAACATCTCCATGGCCTAGCCTCCCATTTGCACCCTTTCCCCAtgtataaatttcatttttagagGTAAGCACCATCACGTGATATGCACCACAAGCTACCTCTTCAGCAGATTCCCCAGAAAGCTTATCTTCCACCAAACATGGCTGCTTTCCATCAGCATTGGGATTTCCAAGCTGACCATAAACTGAACTTCCAACTGTGAAAACTTGTCCTGATGTTGTCAATCCAACAGTTATGCTGTGACCACAAgcaattttatgaaaattatactCAATTAGTGCTGGAACACATGTAGGTTTAAGCCGGGGTTCTTTGTCTCCATGTCCTAAACGATTCTTGTCTCCATCACCCCATGTAAACAATTTACCTGATGAGATGCTTGTACTAGATTGAGTCATAATAACTTCTACCACAGCGGCAGTATGCCACACTCCACATGCAACAGCAATTGTCCTCAAACCTGATAAAGACTCTACTACTCTTGGATATGAAATGCTTTTTTTGTTACCATGACCCAAAACTCCAAAAGTACCATCACCAAATGTGAATAGTTGCCCCATAGATGAGATCAGTGCTGTATGCCATGGACCACATGCTACCGATGCAACTTGAAGCCCCTCGAGAATACCTGTGATTCTCTTTGGCATCCAATGGCTAACATATGTTCCATTACCAAGAAGCCCGGCATTATGTATACCATCTCCCCATGTATAAAGTTCCCCATCCATTGTAACAGCACAGGTATGGAACTCTCCACATGCCACAAGATCAACGGTAGTAGCTGCCAAGGCTTCAACAAGGCGAGGATGTGTTACATCCTTCCCCATTCCCAAGCCAAGCCTTCCTCCAGATTCCTCGCCCCATGTAAAGACCTCCCCTTGCCTCGTGACTATGGCAGAATGTCTGACTCCACAGGCAATATGTTGTGCATCTAGAACAATATTGGACTCTAGTGGCTTCGGAAGTAGTACATCTGTCCTTGAGTTCACGCTAATATCACTATCAGCTCCAGGCTTGTTAAAATTATCACTAATAACCTCaccccatatatatatatctcctATAGCATCACAGTCATCTGGTGTAGAGCCATGACTGGAGGAGCTAGGAGCACTTGAAACACTAACTCGAAAGATATCTGAAGTAGATCCTTTTGCTTGCATATTCGTCTGTTTCAATGGCACATGTGACCTTGTAGAGTTCTCAGACCTAACACTCGTTGGAGATTTATTTGGACTAAAACTAACACAGACCTCAGGAGAGCTAATATCTCTAGTGACACTATTGGAGCTGTCACTTGGGCTACTTGAAGTTAGGTCACTGTTGTCCTGAAATAAATTCACGAGCATCGATAAAGGAATACATGAGAACTTTATAATAACTTTTTATGGCAGAGCAcctgaaattttgaatctaaCAGCAAGAGAATGACAGTCACCACAATCTTGCATTCATTCAAACAAAAGCAATAAATTTTGGCAAACATTCTAGACCCAATGGCTCAATGACACCGTTCTTcattgcataaaaaaaaaaattaaaaagaaaaaaaagttaacatCTCACCAACATGAACAGGGCAATAATTATAGAATGCAAAAAACCATTGGATTTTTCAGATAATAATGTATAAGGCTTTGAAAAACATACCAGCTCATGGATTTTTATTAATGAGACATGCAGTAAATTTTGGACAGCATCCCAAACCCACTGACATAACAACAGTACTACACTCACTATTAAATGACAATGTATCTCCCATTCATAAAAGAACAATGACAGCTTTCATTAATCATTAGTATATGAGTAGATTTATAATCAGAGAGTCAATTATAATATAGTGAGTTTTTCCCAGCTAAAATGTGCAAATGGTTTATCATTATCGAGCATGCATGTTTAACTATTAATCAATTCCAAGTAGGCAGATTACATCTTGATAGAGACCACCATCATTCCATCCATCAATCTTGGAACGTCCACCGTCACCAGAACCTATTAATGCTTTCAGACCAGCTATCCAAATTTCAACCTCGACTTTATCCTTACAAATCTGAAAAGCCAGAACATGTTGAAGTTACTTTTAAAggtgaaggaaaaaaatcagAAGCAACGACTTCTTGATTACAAACAATAAGATTGTTCATCACCAACCAGATCAAGAGATCGTTTTCCATTGTTGTAAATCagagaaaatgataaataatccTTCTCAGGTCGCAGAAATCGTTGGAACACGGCCTAACACAATTGAAGTACACACATCGAGTTTAACCAATATCATCAAAAAATCATGTAAAGGgtattatcaaaattttcatagaACTTACAGTTCTTTGTCCAGGAATAATTCTCGATACAGAAGCTAACTTCAAACTCTTTTCACCAGTTGTTGAAATCCAAATTAAAGATGATTCATCCTGCAATGTCAATTAATTGAAAATCAGTAACTGTGATATACACGTCAGATAAGTCATGGTAAGGCTACATGCATGAgcataaaaattagaaatgaaGCGCTTGTTCTCTACATAGATTGGCCTCAGCATCAACAAATATCGCTTTAAAATCTATTCATCATCAAGTGAGATGAAAAAAGTAGCTATAAGAAAGCGTAAAACAG
Encoded proteins:
- the LOC111797192 gene encoding PH, RCC1 and FYVE domains-containing protein 1-like isoform X2, translated to MADPVSYGNANRNTEQALIALKKGSQLLKYGRKGKPKFCPFRLSNDESSLIWISTTGEKSLKLASVSRIIPGQRTAVFQRFLRPEKDYLSFSLIYNNGKRSLDLICKDKVEVEIWIAGLKALIGSGDGGRSKIDGWNDGGLYQDDNSDLTSSSPSDSSNSVTRDISSPEVCVSFSPNKSPTSVRSENSTRSHVPLKQTNMQAKGSTSDIFRVSVSSAPSSSSHGSTPDDCDAIGDIYIWGEVISDNFNKPGADSDISVNSRTDVLLPKPLESNIVLDAQHIACGVRHSAIVTRQGEVFTWGEESGGRLGLGMGKDVTHPRLVEALAATTVDLVACGEFHTCAVTMDGELYTWGDGIHNAGLLGNGTYVSHWMPKRITGILEGLQVASVACGPWHTALISSMGQLFTFGDGTFGVLGHGNKKSISYPRVVESLSGLRTIAVACGVWHTAAVVEVIMTQSSTSISSGKLFTWGDGDKNRLGHGDKEPRLKPTCVPALIEYNFHKIACGHSITVGLTTSGQVFTVGSSVYGQLGNPNADGKQPCLVEDKLSGESAEEVACGAYHVMVLTSKNEIYTWGKGANGRLGHGDVEDRKSPTLVEALKDKHVKIIACGSNYSAAICLHKSLSGTEQSQCSSCRQAFGFTRKRHNCYNCGLVHCHSCSSKKALRAALAPTPRKSYRVCDSCYAKLSKASESGINYRKNAVPRLSGENRDKLDKSDTRPPKTALSNMDLIKQLDSKAAKQGKRTDTFSIVRPTQAHTLLQLKDGPNTVDIRRLAPKPIPMANGVNSRSVSPLSRKSSPPRSATPVPTASGLSFSKGIADSLKKTNELLNQEVLMLRAQVESLRKRCELQESELRKSEKKAQEAIALAAEESTKSKSAKEVIKSLTAQIKDMAERLPDGVKMGLPGTIDSENLRTLDLPNGMEQNVAHHLASNGERHSESDSHSSLSLASSVATDYSMSNGFHGPANSSGEFPASNETNSSSEPGRLTSDVIDDDSDVRLSYGHRGVWESRRSSSMSEGANSSGLLLDSESNTRLRSSASPSNDNQVEAEWIEQYEPGVYITLMALRDGTRDLKRVRFSRRRFGEHQAESWWSENRDKVYEKYNVRGTEKSSISSNPA
- the LOC111797192 gene encoding PH, RCC1 and FYVE domains-containing protein 1-like isoform X1; this encodes MADPVSYGNANRNTEQVSTPNSSVALIALKKGSQLLKYGRKGKPKFCPFRLSNDESSLIWISTTGEKSLKLASVSRIIPGQRTAVFQRFLRPEKDYLSFSLIYNNGKRSLDLICKDKVEVEIWIAGLKALIGSGDGGRSKIDGWNDGGLYQDDNSDLTSSSPSDSSNSVTRDISSPEVCVSFSPNKSPTSVRSENSTRSHVPLKQTNMQAKGSTSDIFRVSVSSAPSSSSHGSTPDDCDAIGDIYIWGEVISDNFNKPGADSDISVNSRTDVLLPKPLESNIVLDAQHIACGVRHSAIVTRQGEVFTWGEESGGRLGLGMGKDVTHPRLVEALAATTVDLVACGEFHTCAVTMDGELYTWGDGIHNAGLLGNGTYVSHWMPKRITGILEGLQVASVACGPWHTALISSMGQLFTFGDGTFGVLGHGNKKSISYPRVVESLSGLRTIAVACGVWHTAAVVEVIMTQSSTSISSGKLFTWGDGDKNRLGHGDKEPRLKPTCVPALIEYNFHKIACGHSITVGLTTSGQVFTVGSSVYGQLGNPNADGKQPCLVEDKLSGESAEEVACGAYHVMVLTSKNEIYTWGKGANGRLGHGDVEDRKSPTLVEALKDKHVKIIACGSNYSAAICLHKSLSGTEQSQCSSCRQAFGFTRKRHNCYNCGLVHCHSCSSKKALRAALAPTPRKSYRVCDSCYAKLSKASESGINYRKNAVPRLSGENRDKLDKSDTRPPKTALSNMDLIKQLDSKAAKQGKRTDTFSIVRPTQAHTLLQLKDGPNTVDIRRLAPKPIPMANGVNSRSVSPLSRKSSPPRSATPVPTASGLSFSKGIADSLKKTNELLNQEVLMLRAQVESLRKRCELQESELRKSEKKAQEAIALAAEESTKSKSAKEVIKSLTAQIKDMAERLPDGVKMGLPGTIDSENLRTLDLPNGMEQNVAHHLASNGERHSESDSHSSLSLASSVATDYSMSNGFHGPANSSGEFPASNETNSSSEPGRLTSDVIDDDSDVRLSYGHRGVWESRRSSSMSEGANSSGLLLDSESNTRLRSSASPSNDNQVEAEWIEQYEPGVYITLMALRDGTRDLKRVRFSRRRFGEHQAESWWSENRDKVYEKYNVRGTEKSSISSNPA